The following are encoded in a window of Jeotgalibacillus aurantiacus genomic DNA:
- a CDS encoding NAD(P)H-dependent oxidoreductase has protein sequence MNSTSTKKQEILDAYLFRHATKAFDPSRKISDEDFDFILEAGRLSPSSVGYEPWRFLVVQDMEVREKLREVSFGAQGQFPTASHVVILLARKGARADSDYVQNLLRNEKKVPESAIEKITEAYRQFQEVDLNLYESDRALFDWASKQTYIALGNMLTAAAQIGIDSCPIEGFNMEKATEILVNEGLLDPEEFGISVMAAFGFRDKDPESPKRRLSQKEVVQWVE, from the coding sequence ATGAATAGTACGTCAACAAAAAAGCAGGAGATTTTGGATGCTTATCTGTTCAGACACGCCACAAAGGCTTTTGATCCGAGCAGGAAAATTTCAGATGAGGATTTTGATTTTATTTTAGAGGCGGGAAGACTTTCACCGAGCTCTGTCGGGTACGAGCCGTGGCGATTTCTGGTGGTTCAGGATATGGAGGTCAGGGAAAAGCTGCGGGAAGTCAGTTTTGGTGCGCAGGGTCAGTTCCCTACGGCCAGCCACGTTGTGATTCTTCTTGCGCGTAAAGGCGCACGGGCTGATTCGGATTATGTACAAAACCTGTTAAGGAATGAAAAGAAGGTTCCGGAGTCTGCGATCGAGAAGATCACGGAGGCTTACAGACAGTTCCAGGAGGTCGACCTGAACTTATACGAAAGCGACCGCGCACTCTTCGACTGGGCCAGCAAGCAGACCTACATTGCCCTTGGTAACATGTTAACGGCTGCCGCTCAAATCGGGATTGATTCATGTCCGATTGAAGGATTCAATATGGAAAAAGCAACAGAAATTCTTGTAAACGAAGGATTATTAGACCCGGAAGAATTCGGCATCTCCGTCATGGCCGCTTTCGGATTCCGCGACAAAGATCCCGAGAGCCCAAAACGCAGACTCAGTCAAAAAGAGGTTGTGCAGTGGGTTGAATGA
- the yiaA gene encoding inner membrane protein YiaA, which produces MAEVKESSFMQDDEKKPRIKVERKPGEPTPAFKGASWAALAIGLSAYLIGLFNAAMELNEKGYYFAVLVFGLYSAVSLQKAVRDKEEDIPVSGIYYGLSWLAVIIAILLMAIGLYNAGSIILSEKGFYGMAFVLSLFAAITIQKNIRDTQQAKERG; this is translated from the coding sequence ATGGCAGAAGTAAAAGAAAGCTCATTCATGCAGGATGACGAGAAAAAACCGAGGATCAAGGTGGAGCGAAAGCCCGGAGAACCAACCCCTGCCTTTAAAGGCGCAAGCTGGGCAGCACTTGCGATCGGGCTCTCCGCGTACCTGATCGGCCTGTTCAACGCCGCCATGGAACTGAACGAAAAAGGCTACTACTTTGCCGTACTCGTATTCGGCCTTTACTCAGCTGTATCCCTGCAAAAAGCCGTCCGTGACAAAGAAGAAGACATCCCGGTCTCAGGCATCTACTACGGCCTCAGCTGGCTCGCCGTCATCATCGCGATCCTCCTCATGGCCATCGGACTCTACAACGCAGGCAGCATCATCCTGAGCGAAAAAGGCTTCTACGGCATGGCATTTGTTTTGAGCCTGTTTGCAGCCATCACGATTCAGAAAAACATCCGCGATACGCAGCAGGCGAAGGAGCGGGGGTAA
- a CDS encoding NUDIX hydrolase: protein MDYITWIRSKTGPAPIILNFAGACLFNSEGKLLLQKRGDSGKWGLPGGAIELGESSAEAAIREIFEETGLKMKIDHLIGIYSKYEDTYPNGDRAQTIVHLFKGKQTDGSLKVDGNETMQLKYFSQEELPELFNRQHEEMVRDGFEGVSGVWR, encoded by the coding sequence ATGGACTACATCACATGGATTCGAAGCAAAACCGGACCCGCACCGATCATCCTCAATTTTGCAGGCGCGTGCCTATTCAATTCAGAAGGAAAACTCCTGCTCCAAAAACGTGGAGACAGCGGTAAATGGGGACTGCCCGGCGGTGCCATCGAGCTCGGTGAATCCTCAGCCGAAGCCGCCATCAGAGAAATATTCGAAGAAACAGGTCTCAAAATGAAGATCGACCATTTAATCGGTATCTACTCAAAATACGAAGACACCTATCCAAACGGAGACCGTGCCCAAACCATTGTTCATTTATTTAAAGGGAAGCAGACAGACGGTTCATTAAAAGTGGACGGAAACGAAACAATGCAGTTGAAGTACTTTTCACAGGAGGAATTGCCTGAGTTATTCAATAGACAGCATGAGGAGATGGTGAGAGATGGGTTTGAGGGGGTTAGTGGGGTTTGGCGGTGA
- a CDS encoding Fic family protein has product MLGQIDLKKQQLDAKRPLPKYTVQSLREKLFLEWTYHSNAIEGNTLTIKEMKVVLEGITVGGKTMREHLEVINHRSAITYVEDIVRKDEPLSEWQIKKLHRLNLKGIDDEFAGVYHNEQVFISGAVHTPPPPFNIQEQMNHLMTWYDRDAQALHPIVRGAMLHAIFVGIHPFIDGNGRTSRMLLNLELMKSGYSPIIIRVENPLDYYNALDKAHTTEDYNDFIELLAKEVEASLDLYLSTV; this is encoded by the coding sequence ATGTTAGGACAAATTGATTTGAAAAAGCAACAGCTTGATGCTAAGCGGCCATTACCTAAATACACAGTCCAAAGCTTGAGGGAAAAGTTATTTTTAGAATGGACGTATCATTCCAATGCGATTGAAGGAAATACATTAACAATTAAAGAAATGAAAGTAGTCCTTGAAGGGATTACGGTCGGTGGTAAGACGATGCGAGAGCATTTAGAAGTGATCAATCACAGAAGTGCGATTACTTATGTTGAGGACATTGTTCGTAAAGATGAGCCTTTGTCGGAGTGGCAAATCAAAAAATTGCATCGCCTAAATTTAAAAGGGATTGATGATGAATTTGCAGGTGTTTATCATAATGAGCAAGTCTTTATTTCAGGAGCTGTTCATACACCGCCTCCACCATTTAACATTCAGGAACAAATGAATCACTTAATGACTTGGTATGATCGCGATGCACAAGCTTTACATCCAATCGTGAGAGGAGCAATGCTACATGCCATCTTTGTAGGCATTCATCCTTTTATTGATGGCAACGGGCGTACTTCAAGGATGTTACTAAATCTGGAGTTAATGAAATCGGGTTACTCCCCAATCATTATCCGGGTAGAAAATCCGTTGGATTACTATAATGCACTAGATAAAGCCCATACAACAGAGGATTATAACGATTTTATTGAGTTGCTTGCCAAAGAAGTAGAGGCGTCACTAGACCTGTATTTGAGTACAGTATAA
- a CDS encoding SMI1/KNR4 family protein yields the protein MTNLFRTGKDPSELEPLNDDMIAHAESTLGVTLPDAYKETMRLQNGGHLEKNLHPFLWNDEPDILVIDDLMGVSKSNTVGILLSHYLIEEWGLPTGIVILSTQGSTGIALDYRDIQPSDEPSVIYYDADAKEEQTLAKSFADFLTQLFNDHQIE from the coding sequence ATGACAAACCTATTTCGAACCGGCAAAGACCCTTCTGAGCTGGAGCCGCTAAATGATGACATGATCGCACACGCTGAAAGCACACTTGGCGTTACGCTGCCGGATGCCTATAAAGAAACGATGCGCCTTCAAAATGGCGGACATTTAGAGAAGAATCTGCATCCTTTCCTTTGGAATGACGAACCGGACATTCTTGTTATTGACGATCTAATGGGGGTCAGCAAAAGCAACACTGTAGGCATTTTACTGAGTCATTACCTGATAGAAGAATGGGGGCTGCCGACAGGAATAGTCATCCTCTCAACACAGGGTTCGACAGGCATTGCGCTTGATTACCGCGACATCCAGCCATCTGACGAACCATCTGTTATCTATTATGATGCGGATGCGAAGGAGGAACAGACTCTTGCCAAAAGCTTCGCGGACTTTTTGACGCAGCTGTTCAATGATCATCAGATTGAATAA
- a CDS encoding organic hydroperoxide resistance protein: MKKLFTATATAQGGREGKVRSESGVLDLELTTPRPDAKPNATNPEELFAAGYSACFDSAMSIIAMQKKIEHTGTEVTAHVSLNKGDAGYIISVDMDVLVKGVDEETAQNLVHAAHEVCPYSNATRGNVDVNFTVHVA, from the coding sequence ATGAAAAAACTATTTACAGCAACAGCAACGGCACAAGGTGGACGTGAAGGTAAGGTACGTTCAGAAAGCGGCGTACTCGATCTTGAACTGACAACACCAAGACCGGATGCCAAGCCAAACGCAACCAACCCTGAAGAGCTGTTCGCAGCAGGCTACTCTGCATGCTTCGATTCAGCGATGAGCATCATTGCCATGCAGAAAAAAATCGAGCACACAGGCACCGAAGTCACAGCCCACGTATCCCTGAACAAAGGTGACGCAGGCTACATCATCTCAGTCGACATGGACGTACTCGTAAAAGGCGTAGACGAAGAAACAGCCCAGAACCTTGTCCACGCAGCCCACGAAGTCTGCCCATACTCAAACGCAACACGCGGCAACGTAGATGTTAACTTTACGGTGCATGTGGCATAA
- a CDS encoding saccharopine dehydrogenase family protein, which yields MKSGKWMIYGANGYTGELIARQAVKDGLTPVLAGRNKEAVEKLATELGLESRVFALDHAGVVADSLDGMELVLHCAGPFLLTSKQMVEGCLTAGAHYLDITGEIGVFEIIHSPKMSERAAEKGIVLCPGVGFDVIPTDCTAHKLKELMPDAVELALGFHSKSGMSPGTTKTMIHGLSKGSAERRDGKIVTFPMGSKKRMIDFGRGARSATAIPWGDVSTAYHTTKIPTISTWIPMPEKNIRNARVMSFFGPVLGTKPVQKQLLKWVDKKVSGPDEQTRSTSPSFVWGEAKAADGRTKTVRLQTANGYDLTVYGSLEMVRRILGRDLPSGSFTPAGLFGSGLVEALPGSGAFEVEE from the coding sequence ATGAAGAGTGGAAAGTGGATGATTTATGGGGCGAATGGCTATACAGGGGAGCTGATTGCGCGTCAGGCTGTGAAGGATGGGCTGACGCCTGTGCTTGCCGGACGGAATAAAGAAGCCGTTGAGAAGCTGGCAACTGAGCTTGGACTTGAGTCACGTGTATTTGCGCTTGATCATGCTGGCGTGGTAGCGGATTCGCTTGATGGGATGGAGCTAGTGCTGCATTGTGCGGGACCGTTTTTACTGACGAGTAAGCAGATGGTGGAGGGGTGCCTGACTGCTGGTGCTCATTATCTTGATATCACGGGTGAGATCGGCGTGTTTGAGATAATCCATTCGCCGAAGATGTCTGAGCGGGCGGCTGAAAAAGGGATCGTGCTGTGTCCTGGTGTCGGCTTTGACGTGATTCCGACTGACTGCACAGCGCATAAGCTGAAGGAACTCATGCCGGATGCGGTCGAGCTTGCGCTTGGCTTCCACTCTAAATCAGGGATGTCACCCGGCACAACGAAAACGATGATTCATGGCCTCTCTAAAGGGAGTGCTGAGCGTCGCGACGGAAAAATCGTGACGTTTCCAATGGGCTCTAAAAAGAGAATGATCGACTTTGGACGCGGGGCACGTTCAGCAACGGCGATTCCATGGGGAGATGTCTCAACGGCTTACCATACAACGAAAATCCCGACGATCTCGACCTGGATTCCGATGCCGGAGAAAAATATCCGCAACGCGCGTGTCATGTCTTTTTTCGGACCCGTACTTGGCACGAAGCCGGTTCAAAAGCAGCTGCTGAAATGGGTGGACAAAAAGGTGAGCGGACCCGATGAACAAACCCGCTCCACTTCGCCGTCTTTTGTGTGGGGCGAAGCAAAAGCTGCAGACGGCCGCACAAAAACCGTCCGTCTGCAGACTGCTAACGGATATGATCTCACTGTTTACGGCTCTCTTGAAATGGTACGCCGCATCCTCGGCCGCGACCTGCCAAGCGGCAGCTTTACGCCTGCCGGGTTGTTTGGTTCGGGGCTTGTGGAGGCGCTGCCTGGGTCGGGTGCGTTTGAGGTGGAGGAATAG
- the rlmH gene encoding 23S rRNA (pseudouridine(1915)-N(3))-methyltransferase RlmH yields MKISIITVGKLKEKYLKQGIAEYTKRLSAYATIDLIEVPDEKAPENLSEADMTIVKQKEGERILAKIAPDTHVITLEIDGKQLTSEQLAKELDQLATYGKSKIAFIIGGSLGLSDEVKQRSNYALSFSKMTFPHQLIKLVLLEQVYRSFRIVRNEPYHK; encoded by the coding sequence ATGAAAATCAGTATTATCACAGTCGGCAAGCTGAAGGAAAAATACCTGAAGCAGGGCATTGCCGAATACACGAAACGCCTGAGTGCCTATGCCACCATCGACTTAATCGAAGTCCCGGACGAAAAGGCACCCGAAAACCTGAGCGAAGCCGACATGACCATCGTCAAACAAAAAGAAGGCGAACGCATCCTCGCCAAAATCGCACCCGACACCCACGTCATCACCCTTGAAATCGATGGCAAACAGCTCACCTCCGAGCAACTCGCCAAAGAACTCGACCAGCTCGCCACCTACGGCAAAAGCAAAATCGCCTTCATCATCGGCGGTTCACTTGGCCTGAGTGATGAAGTGAAGCAGCGGAGTAACTATGCATTGTCGTTTTCAAAGATGACATTCCCGCATCAGTTGATAAAGCTGGTGTTGCTGGAGCAAGTTTATCGGAGTTTTAGGATTGTGAGGAATGAGCCGTATCATAAGTAA
- a CDS encoding CPBP family intramembrane glutamic endopeptidase codes for MLLEISKNTRIAVLLSPLVIILIGFVTATIFSRFINEWAWIPLALVYWTSLALCIAFFKGNKRVKDWLKKSKPSKLSISLALIFGLFPMSILIMNVHLLDSPLIIVLWVAFALINPWFEELYWRGLLLDAAIEWFPKWISVGYSTLFFMLSHPLMWGVFSIANSHYHVFINLLLLGIVWSVIYFKTRSLRWAIFSHFLVNIGIMTVPVFLNIYVPPM; via the coding sequence ATGCTGTTAGAGATCAGTAAAAACACGAGAATCGCCGTTCTTTTATCGCCACTGGTTATCATTTTAATCGGCTTTGTAACAGCCACTATTTTTTCTCGTTTTATCAATGAATGGGCATGGATCCCACTGGCGCTCGTTTACTGGACTTCCCTTGCATTATGTATCGCTTTTTTCAAAGGAAACAAACGGGTAAAAGACTGGTTAAAGAAATCCAAACCTTCAAAACTATCAATCAGTCTCGCTTTAATATTCGGTTTGTTCCCTATGTCCATTTTAATCATGAACGTTCATTTACTTGATTCGCCATTAATCATTGTTCTTTGGGTTGCCTTTGCGCTCATTAACCCCTGGTTTGAAGAGCTATATTGGCGAGGTCTTTTATTAGATGCTGCCATAGAGTGGTTTCCTAAATGGATCAGCGTAGGGTATTCTACATTATTTTTTATGCTGAGCCACCCATTAATGTGGGGCGTATTTTCCATTGCAAATAGCCATTATCATGTGTTCATCAATTTATTACTATTAGGGATTGTGTGGTCGGTCATTTATTTTAAAACCAGGAGCTTGAGGTGGGCAATATTCTCACACTTCTTGGTCAATATCGGGATTATGACGGTGCCTGTGTTTTTGAATATTTATGTTCCGCCGATGTAA
- a CDS encoding MarR family winged helix-turn-helix transcriptional regulator, which produces MNPLHLSNQLCFPFYSISKEIIKRYQPYLAPLNLTYPQYLVMLVLWEADHVPLSKIGKRLQLDSGTLTPVVKKLIVNGYVEKSRNPDDERQLVIKLTEKGHALQEEALDVPAKINDVLGLSAEEYAHYKEMLDDLSVKLGLVEEKETC; this is translated from the coding sequence TTGAACCCATTACATTTATCGAATCAGCTGTGTTTTCCGTTTTACTCAATTTCCAAGGAGATTATCAAGCGCTACCAGCCTTATCTTGCCCCGCTCAACCTGACGTATCCGCAGTACCTCGTGATGCTCGTGCTGTGGGAGGCGGATCATGTGCCACTCAGTAAAATCGGGAAGCGGCTCCAGCTCGACTCCGGCACCCTTACGCCGGTTGTGAAAAAGCTCATCGTGAACGGCTATGTCGAAAAAAGTCGAAATCCGGATGATGAACGCCAGCTTGTGATTAAGCTCACTGAAAAGGGGCATGCGCTGCAGGAAGAAGCACTCGATGTACCGGCTAAGATCAATGATGTGTTAGGTTTGAGTGCAGAGGAATACGCGCACTATAAAGAAATGCTGGATGATTTGTCTGTGAAGTTAGGGCTTGTTGAGGAGAAGGAGACTTGTTGA
- a CDS encoding sensor histidine kinase: protein MATFRTRARAVDLLGKQQIRDEVTAISELLRNSYDADANFGTIDIDTTKNQIIISDDGEGMTRIDIEEKWLTLGTHSKTNSFEKTRKGRVKIGEKGIGRLAISLLGDQLLLVSKRNSEWSILYLHWELFRNENMFLEDINLPVKKFGSFKEIIGFIENEFSFFKNKLLENFSNEHVWNKDIVRKVSTQIEEYTISNKVKNELYKIEQMGSGTVFHISHMEYMWNWDSFLSKTKDKSMERRHARLLGTLYSFENPFARFGMKDDQNEMSFIPSIIINGFNLRDQTWFSEEDINFYDYSIKGEICNGRFSGVCKVKYSESNTEEFNVKNVVLTQGLDTNNIKDCGPLSINWFFVEGEQHNSALSKDSHKSITEKLKKIGGIYVFRDGLRILPYGEPGNDYLELEAQRSNRASTFPFSFRRMFGYIEISKKDNNKLVDKSSREGFIENQQYLYFKEVTFNMLEWWAYDFLETKDERKGRRKARLKRFEIEKGQLEAQKQEENRQKKYLKEIQKKVKNNSFDLKKMLESFENEFESILDTFRENVKKENINFRKYIGDSFINLRLKSDEIIDSINSLEITPNLRYTLPNTLLESIDQLNSEIKKEKARLEVYFQEVIQKEIDSAISRYEKSLVSDNATVNDVIAQIDSLESEIESISRIMENIIQINQEKIIEELNSITNSILSEYNRNLKVEFEYFEEEYQTLSLSRKELTFIKKNLKSGDLFTDFSLLLDEAKYKIEHIKKKKLMLQQKLFRAGQAITSKQFHRKTENTIKNFNNIIDNVNYTDDQLIGILKKEVDMYRDISAVGLAAELTSHEFNALYQEIKRNYKILDSKLKNTSLSSVLQKSNNAFRSLERLHTRMSPLYRQSRNVKSEIKLNKFIDTLMEYFYTDIKRYNIKIINEIPESIVIKEVESVLFTPLVNIISNSIYWLLNQENRQIHFYMDSEKLRLFIQDTGPGINLVDVPFVFEPYFTKKVGGRGLGLFLSRDILEHNGHSFFAVNSNDTLKNLSGACFCIEFSDKVAISEVNQND, encoded by the coding sequence ATGGCTACTTTTAGGACCAGGGCAAGAGCTGTTGATTTGTTGGGGAAGCAACAAATTCGTGATGAAGTAACTGCTATATCTGAATTACTTCGTAATTCATACGACGCAGATGCAAATTTCGGTACGATTGATATAGATACTACTAAAAATCAAATTATAATTTCTGACGATGGTGAAGGCATGACCAGAATTGATATAGAAGAGAAATGGCTTACTTTAGGAACTCATTCCAAAACGAATAGTTTTGAAAAAACGAGAAAAGGGCGAGTGAAAATTGGAGAAAAAGGCATTGGTCGATTAGCAATATCCTTATTAGGAGATCAATTACTTCTTGTTTCAAAGAGGAATAGTGAATGGTCTATTCTTTATTTGCACTGGGAGTTATTTAGAAATGAAAACATGTTTTTAGAGGATATTAATCTACCTGTAAAAAAATTTGGAAGTTTTAAAGAAATAATAGGTTTCATCGAAAATGAATTTAGTTTTTTTAAGAATAAACTTTTAGAAAATTTTTCAAACGAACATGTTTGGAATAAAGATATAGTTCGAAAAGTTTCTACACAAATTGAAGAGTATACTATTTCTAATAAAGTTAAAAACGAATTATATAAGATTGAGCAAATGGGTAGTGGAACAGTTTTTCATATTAGTCACATGGAATATATGTGGAATTGGGACTCTTTTCTTTCAAAAACAAAAGACAAAAGTATGGAAAGAAGACATGCTAGGTTGTTGGGAACTCTTTATTCTTTTGAGAATCCTTTTGCAAGATTTGGCATGAAGGATGATCAAAATGAAATGAGTTTTATACCTTCAATAATAATAAACGGGTTTAATTTAAGAGACCAAACTTGGTTCAGTGAAGAAGATATTAACTTTTATGACTATTCAATTAAAGGTGAGATATGTAACGGGAGATTTTCGGGTGTTTGTAAAGTTAAGTACAGTGAATCAAATACGGAGGAGTTTAACGTCAAAAATGTTGTTTTAACTCAAGGGTTAGATACCAATAATATTAAGGATTGTGGTCCATTATCAATAAACTGGTTTTTTGTTGAAGGCGAGCAACATAATTCAGCGTTGAGTAAAGATTCTCATAAAAGTATAACTGAAAAACTGAAAAAAATCGGTGGGATTTATGTATTTAGAGATGGACTTCGAATATTACCATACGGAGAACCTGGAAATGATTATCTTGAACTGGAAGCACAAAGAAGTAACAGAGCGTCTACTTTCCCTTTTAGCTTTAGAAGAATGTTTGGATACATTGAAATAAGTAAAAAAGATAATAATAAATTAGTTGATAAATCGAGTAGAGAAGGTTTTATAGAAAATCAACAATACCTTTACTTTAAAGAGGTTACCTTTAACATGCTTGAATGGTGGGCGTATGATTTTCTAGAAACTAAGGATGAGAGAAAAGGAAGAAGAAAAGCAAGATTAAAGAGGTTCGAAATTGAGAAAGGACAACTTGAAGCACAAAAACAGGAAGAAAATAGACAAAAAAAATACTTGAAAGAAATACAAAAAAAAGTTAAAAATAATAGTTTCGATTTAAAAAAAATGTTAGAAAGTTTTGAGAATGAATTTGAAAGTATACTTGATACATTCAGAGAGAATGTAAAAAAAGAAAATATTAATTTTAGGAAATATATTGGTGATAGCTTTATAAATTTAAGGTTAAAAAGTGATGAAATTATAGATTCTATAAATTCATTAGAAATAACTCCAAATTTGAGATATACACTCCCAAATACTTTGTTAGAAAGTATTGATCAATTAAATAGTGAAATAAAAAAAGAGAAAGCAAGACTCGAAGTATATTTTCAAGAAGTTATTCAAAAAGAAATAGATTCTGCAATCTCGAGATATGAAAAAAGCTTGGTATCAGACAATGCAACTGTAAATGATGTGATTGCTCAAATCGATAGCTTAGAAAGTGAGATTGAGTCGATTTCAAGAATTATGGAAAATATAATACAAATCAATCAAGAAAAAATCATTGAGGAACTCAATTCAATAACTAATAGTATTTTGAGTGAGTATAATAGAAACCTCAAAGTTGAGTTTGAATATTTTGAAGAAGAGTATCAAACATTATCTTTAAGTCGAAAAGAGCTAACTTTTATAAAGAAAAATTTGAAATCGGGAGATTTATTCACGGATTTCTCCTTATTATTAGACGAAGCAAAGTATAAAATAGAGCATATCAAAAAAAAGAAGTTAATGCTACAACAGAAATTATTTAGAGCGGGTCAGGCTATTACATCAAAGCAATTTCATAGGAAAACAGAAAATACTATAAAAAACTTTAACAATATTATAGATAATGTAAATTACACAGATGATCAGCTAATTGGTATATTAAAGAAAGAAGTAGATATGTATCGAGATATATCAGCTGTAGGTTTAGCTGCTGAACTAACTAGTCACGAATTCAACGCTCTTTATCAAGAAATTAAGAGAAATTACAAGATATTAGATTCAAAACTTAAAAACACATCTTTAAGTTCCGTTTTGCAAAAGAGCAATAATGCATTTCGTTCATTGGAACGACTGCATACTAGAATGAGTCCACTATATAGACAATCTCGAAATGTCAAAAGTGAGATTAAACTAAACAAGTTTATTGACACATTAATGGAATATTTTTATACAGATATAAAAAGATATAATATTAAGATAATAAATGAGATTCCTGAGAGTATTGTTATAAAAGAGGTAGAATCCGTTTTATTCACGCCTCTTGTTAATATAATTTCTAACTCAATATATTGGCTACTTAATCAAGAAAATAGGCAGATTCATTTTTATATGGATTCTGAGAAATTAAGATTATTTATACAAGACACAGGCCCGGGTATTAATCTAGTAGATGTACCATTTGTATTTGAACCTTATTTTACAAAAAAAGTAGGTGGAAGAGGTTTGGGGCTATTCTTATCAAGAGATATTCTAGAACATAACGGGCACAGCTTTTTTGCTGTTAATTCAAATGATACACTTAAAAACTTATCGGGGGCATGCTTCTGTATCGAATTTAGTGATAAAGTAGCTATATCGGAGGTAAACCAAAATGACTAA
- a CDS encoding TetR/AcrR family transcriptional regulator, with the protein MPRDEHKNVEIRDARREQILNAAAKVFARRGMAAAKISDIAQEAQLSHGLVYHYFKSKEQIFVTLVKKASESSIEVVNEAKQLKGTPIEKLKWMTETILKGIVTGDRIYLFLIMIQASTSDAVPEEVREILTNSANSPVAATIPIIIEGQAEGEIIQEDPMKLAVAYYAFIQGLAINKIQWHECPMPDANIILSVFLMRAGEDQDAVRDQ; encoded by the coding sequence ATGCCGAGAGATGAACACAAGAATGTTGAGATTAGAGATGCAAGAAGAGAGCAGATATTAAATGCTGCTGCCAAAGTGTTTGCCCGCAGAGGGATGGCGGCCGCTAAAATTAGTGATATCGCGCAGGAAGCCCAGTTAAGTCATGGACTTGTGTATCACTATTTCAAATCTAAGGAACAAATCTTTGTCACCTTAGTCAAAAAAGCTTCTGAAAGTTCTATAGAGGTTGTAAACGAAGCGAAACAACTCAAAGGAACACCTATTGAAAAATTAAAGTGGATGACAGAAACAATTTTAAAGGGGATTGTCACTGGAGATCGCATCTATCTTTTCCTCATCATGATCCAGGCAAGCACATCAGATGCAGTGCCGGAAGAAGTAAGAGAGATTTTAACCAACAGTGCCAACTCGCCAGTAGCAGCCACGATTCCGATCATCATAGAAGGGCAAGCCGAAGGTGAAATCATTCAAGAGGATCCGATGAAATTAGCTGTCGCTTATTATGCATTTATTCAGGGGTTAGCGATCAACAAAATTCAGTGGCATGAATGTCCTATGCCTGATGCAAATATCATACTAAGTGTATTTTTGATGAGAGCCGGGGAGGATCAGGATGCTGTTAGAGATCAGTAA